One window of the Capnocytophaga haemolytica genome contains the following:
- the hflX gene encoding GTPase HflX, which yields MLEKTDLSYEKVVLVGIVNQSQDEQKSKEYLDELEFLTFTAGGEVLARFTQKLDVPNPKTFIGTGKLEEVAAFVVENEVGTVVFDDELTPAQQKNIERELKVKILDRTGLILDIFAQRAQTSYARTQVELAQYEYLLPRLTGLWTHLERQRGGIGMRGPGETEIETDRRIVRDRIALLKKKLTAIDKQMATQRSNRGALVRVALIGYTNVGKSTLMNVISKSEVFAENKLFATLDTTVRKVVIENLPFLLSDTVGFIRKLPTQLVESFKSTLDEVREADLLLHVVDISHPNFEEHIASVNQILGEIGCADKPVIMVFNKIDAYRHEVIAADDLATERTSRHFTLEDWRATWMQKMGADVLFISALNKENLEEFRQVVYEKVKGIHITRFPYNNFLYEKIE from the coding sequence ATGCTTGAAAAAACAGACCTTAGTTATGAGAAAGTGGTGCTGGTGGGAATCGTAAACCAGAGCCAAGATGAGCAAAAATCAAAGGAATACTTAGACGAGTTGGAGTTTCTGACTTTTACGGCTGGGGGTGAGGTGCTGGCGCGCTTCACCCAAAAGCTTGATGTGCCTAACCCCAAGACGTTCATCGGTACGGGAAAGCTGGAGGAAGTGGCTGCTTTTGTGGTGGAAAATGAGGTGGGTACGGTGGTCTTTGACGATGAACTGACACCTGCCCAACAGAAGAACATCGAACGTGAGCTTAAGGTGAAGATTCTCGACCGCACGGGGCTTATCTTAGACATCTTTGCACAGCGGGCACAGACGAGTTATGCCCGCACACAGGTTGAATTGGCGCAGTATGAGTATCTATTGCCGCGCCTTACGGGCTTGTGGACGCACCTCGAGCGGCAGCGTGGGGGTATTGGTATGCGTGGGCCTGGAGAGACGGAGATAGAGACTGACCGCCGTATCGTCCGCGATAGGATTGCGCTGCTGAAAAAGAAACTTACGGCTATCGATAAGCAAATGGCCACGCAACGTAGCAATCGTGGGGCATTGGTGCGGGTGGCACTCATTGGGTATACCAATGTTGGGAAATCAACCCTGATGAATGTCATTAGCAAGAGTGAGGTGTTTGCTGAGAATAAGCTCTTTGCCACATTAGACACGACGGTGCGCAAGGTGGTGATTGAGAACTTGCCGTTCCTTTTGAGTGATACGGTGGGGTTTATACGCAAGTTGCCTACGCAGCTGGTGGAGTCGTTTAAGAGTACGCTCGATGAGGTGCGTGAGGCGGATTTGCTGCTGCACGTGGTGGATATTTCGCACCCTAATTTTGAGGAGCATATCGCTTCGGTGAATCAGATACTGGGGGAGATTGGCTGTGCGGATAAGCCTGTGATTATGGTTTTCAACAAGATAGATGCGTACCGCCACGAGGTGATCGCCGCTGATGATTTGGCTACGGAGCGCACCTCTCGGCACTTTACATTGGAAGATTGGCGGGCGACGTGGATGCAGAAGATGGGTGCGGATGTGCTCTTTATTTCTGCCCTCAACAAGGAGAATTTAGAGGAGTTTCGGCAGGTGGTGTATGAGAAGGTAAAGGGGATACACATCACGCGGTTTCCGTATAATAATTTTTTGTATGAAAAAATAGAATAA
- the dusB gene encoding tRNA dihydrouridine synthase DusB: MVKIKDIELGEFPLLLAPMEDVSDPPFRRLCKLHGADILYSEFISSEGLIRDAIKSRQKLDIFDYERPVGIQIFGGDEEAMALSARIVETVSPDLVDINFGCPVKKVVSKGAGAGVLKDIDLMVRLTEAVVKSTSLPVTVKTRLGWDEAHINIDEVAERLQDVGIAALSIHARTRSQMYKGHSDWSHIARVKNNPRIHIPIFGNGDIDSPEKALEYRNKYGVDGIMIGRAAIGYPWIFKEIKHYFATGELLPPPTIADRVEAVRLHLEGSVEWKGERHGILEMRRHYANYFKGVPNFKEYRKQLVTIDSYEGLQEQLNLIIDSF, from the coding sequence ATGGTAAAGATAAAAGATATAGAATTGGGTGAGTTTCCGCTATTGCTCGCCCCAATGGAAGATGTGAGCGACCCGCCTTTTCGCCGTTTGTGTAAACTACACGGAGCGGATATTCTCTACAGCGAGTTTATCTCCTCAGAAGGGCTCATACGCGATGCTATCAAGAGTAGGCAGAAGCTCGACATCTTCGACTATGAGCGGCCTGTGGGGATACAGATCTTTGGCGGCGATGAGGAGGCTATGGCACTCTCGGCGCGCATTGTAGAGACTGTAAGTCCTGACTTGGTAGACATCAACTTCGGTTGTCCTGTGAAGAAGGTGGTGAGCAAGGGCGCAGGGGCTGGAGTGCTGAAAGACATCGACCTTATGGTGCGCCTGACAGAAGCAGTGGTAAAGAGCACCTCATTGCCCGTAACGGTGAAGACACGCTTAGGGTGGGACGAGGCGCATATCAACATTGATGAGGTAGCCGAACGGTTGCAAGATGTGGGTATCGCTGCGCTCTCTATACACGCACGCACCCGCAGCCAGATGTACAAAGGGCACTCGGATTGGAGCCACATCGCACGGGTGAAGAACAACCCGCGCATTCACATCCCTATCTTTGGCAATGGCGATATCGATAGCCCCGAGAAGGCGTTGGAATACCGCAATAAGTACGGCGTAGACGGGATAATGATAGGTAGGGCTGCCATAGGCTATCCGTGGATATTTAAAGAGATAAAGCACTATTTTGCTACAGGTGAGCTATTGCCACCGCCCACTATTGCTGACCGCGTGGAGGCAGTGCGCTTGCATTTAGAAGGCTCTGTGGAGTGGAAAGGAGAGCGGCACGGCATCTTAGAGATGCGTCGCCACTATGCCAACTACTTCAAAGGAGTGCCTAACTTTAAGGAGTATCGCAAACAGCTGGTAACAATTGATAGTTATGAGGGGTTGCAAGAGCAACTCAATTTAATAATAGATAGTTTTTAG
- a CDS encoding transporter, with the protein MKRIFLIIVLLSFSLGWSVELPPPPNPSLSLPCPPLLVIDGVPYDTCEGEYKGKNFEEILLMLNIENEDIIGLNVYNGSTAIALYGNAAVNGVIILTTKRANPINTDRPDQSEGTYVMHKGSFQIENGVQLGKESAENDLMLRYGLGSGTEVRLEGDFNLRERPLLEELTLSAKKRLFKGKGRLPEITLVGYAEYEEGMGGADRQYMLDACLAFANDLPVGFGLAYNIGSVDYFKALKATFEVNYSPMWRVAFFGEYFGQYTSTDKPAHGLDFGVQYLITRKCQVDAVWGRNIYSNEANGFVAVGFSYRFGEW; encoded by the coding sequence ATGAAAAGAATATTTTTAATAATTGTACTACTTAGTTTTTCTTTGGGGTGGAGTGTAGAACTGCCACCACCTCCAAACCCGTCTCTGTCGCTTCCTTGTCCCCCTTTACTTGTCATTGATGGCGTTCCGTATGATACTTGTGAAGGAGAGTACAAAGGTAAAAATTTTGAGGAGATCCTTCTAATGTTGAATATAGAAAATGAGGATATTATTGGGCTTAATGTATATAATGGGAGTACAGCTATAGCACTTTATGGTAATGCTGCAGTAAATGGTGTTATAATACTCACTACTAAGCGTGCGAACCCTATCAATACCGATCGCCCTGACCAGAGTGAGGGTACGTATGTGATGCACAAAGGGAGTTTTCAGATAGAGAATGGGGTGCAGTTGGGCAAAGAGAGTGCTGAGAACGACTTGATGTTGCGCTATGGTTTGGGCAGTGGTACTGAGGTGCGCTTAGAGGGTGATTTTAACCTCAGAGAGCGTCCGCTGCTTGAGGAACTGACGCTCAGCGCAAAGAAGCGGCTCTTCAAGGGTAAGGGCCGGCTACCTGAAATAACCTTAGTGGGGTACGCGGAGTATGAGGAGGGCATGGGAGGAGCAGACAGGCAGTATATGCTCGATGCTTGTTTGGCCTTTGCTAATGACTTACCCGTGGGGTTTGGCTTGGCTTATAACATTGGCTCTGTGGACTATTTTAAGGCTCTTAAAGCAACCTTTGAGGTGAATTACAGTCCTATGTGGCGAGTGGCGTTCTTTGGGGAGTATTTTGGGCAATACACAAGTACTGACAAGCCAGCGCACGGGCTGGACTTTGGGGTGCAGTATCTCATCACCCGCAAGTGCCAAGTAGATGCAGTGTGGGGCAGAAATATATACAGCAATGAGGCTAACGGCTTTGTAGCGGTTGGCTTCTCATACAGATTTGGAGAATGGTAA
- a CDS encoding outer membrane beta-barrel family protein, with the protein MKRILLAFTFLCAFSTFAQELTLSGKVLQQASPLPSVEVVLYLPNRTPLKSVLTDEAGQFSLLAVKGNYTLEVRQLGEVLLTKVIALNTDLKLGNLEVNATQVLSEVIVSGKRKVLEQKTDRLIFNVENSVMASSGNAIDALKATPSLLVTNDKISVIGKASMRVLINDRLVQMSGEELQQYLASLSAGDIKSIEVITTPPAKYDAEGKGGLVNIVLKKKVSDSWNNSVRLGYTQAVYPIANVSNTFNFKKNKWNISATANAQKGYSNLLTRSEYYYPTETWLGTQETKTHQDYLSARLGIDYDLTERASIGGIYSGFFSERDNTSWGKTTISNAGSPLGQIVTEGANNPYKRNHAANVHYIQRLDTLGRKLTLEGDYFHLKDGGDNRFSSFRIGNKINNFHTRDLTDRQIDNYSVKIDMEHPFKWANLSYGAKYSYTRTRNDLKNYDLLPSTPVLNTLQSNAFDYRETVQALYLSAQKQLGEHWEVQAGLRLERTLSKGTQLTTSEVHERDMTGLFPTLYFSYTPNDNHAFNLSLDRRIERPQYWQLNPFRIYESAYMYREGNPFLDPEYENSIEFKHSYKEKLITEVYGLLDTNGADNVGHIDFSTQQQYLKPANYVNMWQCGLIETLVLQPAPWWESTNALTIYTKGGYTINGYTEETMGWAFTPNGWNVDFESENTLTLNPTKTLMAEVSFLTIAPHNELTAHVGFYSYVNAGLKALLLGRKLILSLTANDIFNFSAEPNYTTIHLNGMKQRFHYEGDMRQFKLNLQYNFGNKKVQVQKRGFGNEEEQGRT; encoded by the coding sequence ATGAAAAGAATCCTCTTAGCATTCACTTTTCTCTGTGCCTTTAGCACTTTTGCACAGGAACTTACCCTCAGCGGAAAGGTGCTACAACAAGCCTCGCCCCTACCCTCAGTAGAGGTAGTGCTCTATTTACCAAATAGAACGCCGCTCAAAAGTGTGCTCACCGATGAGGCAGGGCAGTTCAGCCTATTGGCAGTGAAGGGCAACTACACTTTGGAAGTTAGGCAGTTGGGCGAGGTGCTTCTCACCAAAGTAATAGCACTAAATACCGATCTCAAACTCGGCAATTTAGAGGTAAACGCCACCCAAGTCCTGAGCGAAGTAATAGTGTCGGGCAAAAGAAAAGTACTCGAACAGAAGACTGACCGCCTCATCTTCAACGTAGAAAACTCCGTGATGGCAAGCAGTGGCAACGCCATTGATGCGCTGAAAGCTACCCCTTCGCTGCTGGTTACTAACGACAAAATCAGCGTGATAGGCAAGGCATCAATGCGCGTGCTTATCAACGACAGGCTCGTACAGATGAGCGGTGAGGAATTGCAGCAATACCTCGCTTCCCTCTCCGCAGGCGATATCAAGAGCATTGAGGTAATCACCACCCCACCTGCCAAATACGATGCCGAGGGCAAGGGCGGTTTGGTAAATATTGTACTCAAAAAGAAGGTGAGCGATTCGTGGAACAACAGCGTGCGACTGGGCTATACACAAGCGGTGTACCCTATTGCGAATGTGAGCAACACCTTTAATTTCAAGAAAAACAAATGGAATATCTCGGCAACAGCAAACGCCCAAAAAGGCTATAGCAACCTACTCACCCGCTCCGAATATTACTACCCCACCGAAACGTGGCTTGGCACTCAAGAAACCAAAACACATCAGGACTACCTCTCAGCACGCCTCGGCATCGACTACGACCTCACAGAGCGGGCAAGCATCGGCGGTATCTATTCGGGGTTCTTCAGCGAGAGAGACAACACTTCTTGGGGAAAGACAACCATTAGCAATGCAGGCTCCCCTCTTGGACAAATCGTGACTGAGGGGGCGAACAACCCCTACAAGCGTAACCACGCCGCCAATGTGCACTACATCCAGAGGCTCGACACTCTTGGGCGCAAACTGACCCTCGAAGGCGATTACTTTCATCTGAAAGATGGGGGTGACAACCGCTTTAGCTCCTTCCGCATAGGCAATAAGATCAACAACTTCCATACCCGCGACCTCACCGATCGCCAGATTGACAATTACAGTGTCAAAATAGATATGGAGCACCCCTTTAAATGGGCAAACCTCTCTTACGGAGCAAAATACTCGTACACCCGCACGCGCAACGACCTGAAAAACTACGACCTCCTACCCTCAACACCTGTGCTCAATACCCTGCAAAGCAACGCCTTCGACTATCGCGAGACGGTGCAGGCACTCTACCTCAGCGCACAGAAGCAGCTCGGTGAGCACTGGGAAGTGCAAGCAGGCTTGCGCTTAGAGCGTACCCTCTCCAAAGGCACACAGCTCACCACAAGCGAGGTACACGAGCGTGATATGACGGGGCTATTCCCTACCCTCTATTTTAGCTATACCCCTAATGATAACCACGCTTTCAACCTAAGCCTTGATAGGCGCATTGAGCGCCCGCAGTACTGGCAGCTCAACCCTTTCAGAATCTACGAAAGTGCCTATATGTACCGCGAAGGCAACCCCTTCTTAGATCCCGAGTATGAGAACTCAATAGAGTTCAAGCACAGCTACAAAGAGAAACTCATCACCGAAGTATATGGCTTATTAGATACCAACGGGGCTGACAACGTGGGGCATATTGACTTCAGTACCCAACAACAGTACTTAAAGCCTGCTAACTACGTTAATATGTGGCAATGTGGGCTTATTGAGACCTTAGTGCTACAACCTGCCCCTTGGTGGGAATCAACTAATGCGCTAACCATCTACACCAAAGGCGGCTACACCATCAACGGCTATACAGAGGAGACAATGGGCTGGGCGTTTACTCCCAACGGCTGGAATGTAGATTTCGAGAGTGAAAACACCCTAACGCTCAACCCGACAAAGACCCTGATGGCAGAAGTTAGTTTCCTCACAATAGCCCCTCATAACGAGCTTACCGCTCACGTAGGGTTTTATAGCTATGTGAATGCAGGGCTCAAGGCGTTGCTACTGGGCCGCAAGCTCATCCTAAGCCTCACAGCCAACGATATCTTTAATTTCAGTGCTGAGCCTAACTACACCACCATACACCTCAATGGTATGAAACAGCGTTTCCACTACGAAGGCGATATGCGCCAGTTCAAACTCAATTTACAGTACAACTTCGGCAATAAGAAAGTGCAAGTACAAAAACGCGGCTTTGGTAATGAAGAAGAACAAGGCAGAACATAA
- a CDS encoding patatin-like phospholipase family protein: protein MKQLGLVFSGGGIRALAHAGLLKALEEEGIAPAVIAATSGGALVGGLYASGIKAEAMFDFFTQTPLFKFSHFTFKKVGLLDSAKYPKLFKKYIPQQTFEELETPLWVATTNLLSGKVQYFGKGELIRPLVASAALPPYFSPVKIGDGLYCDGGVLDNFPIDALKGQCEVVIGSFINPLKTVTEAHLGSTLKYLQRIYDIMLDGHYARKFKKCDLLFLHQLDNIGVLDVKELEAAFTYGYQQTKARMGEIIALLQA, encoded by the coding sequence ATGAAGCAATTAGGATTAGTATTCTCGGGCGGGGGCATACGTGCGTTAGCTCACGCGGGACTGTTGAAAGCCTTAGAGGAAGAGGGCATCGCCCCAGCAGTAATTGCTGCTACCAGCGGCGGCGCATTGGTCGGTGGGCTCTACGCCTCGGGCATCAAAGCCGAAGCAATGTTCGATTTCTTCACCCAAACGCCGCTTTTCAAGTTCTCGCACTTCACTTTTAAGAAAGTAGGTTTGCTCGACAGTGCCAAATACCCCAAACTCTTCAAAAAATATATCCCTCAGCAGACCTTTGAGGAGCTTGAGACCCCCTTATGGGTCGCCACCACCAACCTACTCAGCGGCAAGGTACAGTATTTTGGCAAAGGCGAGCTCATACGCCCGTTGGTAGCTTCCGCAGCGCTGCCGCCCTACTTCTCGCCCGTGAAAATAGGCGACGGGCTCTACTGCGACGGCGGCGTGCTCGACAATTTCCCCATCGACGCCCTCAAAGGGCAGTGCGAGGTGGTCATCGGAAGCTTTATCAACCCCTTAAAGACCGTTACGGAAGCACACTTAGGCAGCACGCTCAAGTACTTACAGCGCATTTATGACATTATGCTCGATGGACACTACGCCCGCAAGTTCAAGAAGTGCGATTTGCTCTTCCTACATCAATTGGACAACATCGGGGTGCTTGACGTCAAAGAGTTAGAAGCCGCTTTCACCTACGGTTACCAGCAAACTAAGGCACGTATGGGCGAAATCATCGCGCTTTTGCAGGCGTAG